One window of Flavobacterium dauae genomic DNA carries:
- a CDS encoding DUF3078 domain-containing protein: MKKILLLCAVLSTQFFYAQDTEVKTDSTWVMKGNIAVLGSQSSFSQWQAGGSNNLAINGALNYDINYKKGDWVWDNKLIASYGINKIKGEDQKKTDDRLEINSILGKKAKGEWYYSAFTNFKTQFDTGLNPDSLDQKISHFMSPAYWQTGLGMLWKKNDNLKVNIAPATSRFIFVHKHFTDFGESFGVEQGKDVRFELGAAINAYYKVQIMENFTIENILNLYSNYLEDPKNVDIDYQLNAVLKVNKYISTNLTFQALYDDNAYKGFQTRHTLGVGLNYLF; the protein is encoded by the coding sequence ATGAAAAAGATTTTACTTTTATGTGCGGTTTTATCCACGCAGTTTTTCTACGCTCAGGATACTGAGGTAAAAACAGACAGCACCTGGGTTATGAAAGGAAATATTGCTGTTTTAGGAAGCCAGTCAAGTTTTTCGCAGTGGCAGGCAGGCGGATCTAACAACCTGGCAATAAACGGAGCGTTAAATTATGACATTAACTATAAAAAAGGCGATTGGGTTTGGGATAATAAGTTGATTGCTTCATACGGTATCAATAAAATTAAAGGCGAAGATCAGAAAAAAACCGATGATCGTTTAGAAATTAATTCCATTTTAGGAAAAAAAGCAAAAGGCGAATGGTACTACTCTGCTTTTACCAATTTTAAAACACAATTTGATACCGGCTTAAATCCCGATAGCTTAGACCAAAAGATTTCACATTTTATGTCACCGGCTTATTGGCAAACCGGTTTGGGTATGCTTTGGAAAAAAAACGATAACTTAAAAGTAAACATTGCACCGGCAACTTCGCGTTTTATTTTTGTGCACAAACATTTTACAGACTTCGGCGAATCGTTTGGTGTAGAACAAGGTAAAGATGTACGTTTTGAATTAGGTGCAGCGATAAATGCGTATTACAAAGTACAAATAATGGAAAACTTTACCATTGAAAATATTTTAAATCTTTATAGCAACTACTTAGAAGATCCTAAAAACGTAGATATTGATTATCAATTAAACGCTGTTTTAAAGGTAAACAAGTACATTTCAACAAATTTAACATTCCAGGCATTGTATGATGACAACGCCTATAAAGGCTTTCAAACACGCCATACTTTAGGCGTTGGGTTAAATTATTTGTTTTAA